ATGAAGAACAAAGAAGGCTCTCAAtccataacaattattatttcaggCATTATTATAGGACCTTGTGATACGGCGGGTGCGTAATCTCTAAACATTCCATTttcctaattttattatatttatatgtagtaAGGACTCTTAGATTAGTATATatctgataaaataaaataaaatagcttaCTATAATACAGCCAGGAAGTCACAGGTGCTCCTGAGACCCCGCATTGGAATAAATTCTCTTCATCATGTAGTAGGGTTAAAAGGGTCGCGTAGCCTCCATAACTGTGACCCCAAATACCCACACGGCTTCTGTCTATGAACTCATAGCGATCTAGTACTTGTctgaaataatatgttttaattaatagcaATTTCAGCTATTATAGTAAAAATGGTTAGCCAAGAGGCTTGAGCGCGCGGCATAGAATCGTTCGATTGACGTTCTTGTCGTTCTATATGCACAGACCAACACATTGTCAGGAAACAGACAGTCTTAACCCTGAAttcgacggcatgtgtcaagTGCCAAAATTACAGGATCATTGTAAATCATTAATGTGATCAAAATGATCCTGCTGTATTTCGCAATTGAAGTAGTAACTAATGTACTTTTACaacaattatatgtaattaagaaaattaattcgACTTAGTTCCCAAACTATTCGTATAAATTTCATTAGAATAATGGAGTCATGAAGAGgtctactattattatttttaattccttgaaggtttcatttgtttagattatttttgttcAACTACATTTTTTCTAATGGATgcttactttaaaataacagAATGATCTTCAATCTCAACTGTTCCAAGGCGATTGTTGATAGAAAACAGCATATCTTTACCGTTGAGACCCGCCCCTCTTCCATCAGCCAACATGTAGATTGTATTGCGACTTGTTGTTAAGTATGAGTGGTATCCTGAAAACAACGACagagataataaatatgactGCCAAAGATAATTGATATAcattaaaacacaatttattaatggatacgatatttgtattgtatagttttgaaattaaaatgtaaattgtaacAAAGTTTCATTTTGATACCCAATAGTTGAGATTTCATTAAACTCATCTaaccaaaaataaacaattattcgTATCCTATTAAtctgaatttttaataagtgaacataaaataaaatattatgcatGTTAGAAAGAATCCATATCTTTTTCGTAAACTAAGTGAtagacataatattaatactagaAATAAAGATCAATTGCTCAACCGTCAAGCCTTCAAAGTACAAACATCTATTTAGTACCCCATGTACTGTGATAAACATTACAACAAAATACTTTATGAcattaaaactaaacgaaagaaaatttaaaacttttattaaaaatacactttgtATACAAGCATATTACAgataagattatatttaatcaaatcaaaCTAGACAAAACCAACTGGTTGCTATTGTAGTCATATAaggttatatttgtttttttttatgaaatcaaCTTTGACGTAACACACACACTGGTTGACTGtttcttattatttctttttttttcaataatgtcTTGTTTCTCATTGTCTTGTCTAGTTGCAATATTTGTGAATATGTAAGTATCATGTATCTtcacaataatttagttaGCTGTTGGctgttgttgttttttataacagcatacgcctattttattttagtttcgtaGTATTTTAAGGtcacatataattatcaaatcaatgtatacaaaatattgtaaaaactattttaaaaaagtaaatatgtaGTTTCATGCCATTACATCTCCATATGAAACAACTTTTGGAAGCGGCAACtagttattttttcattatttttgtttgtttgtaatattgaGTTTAAAAAGTGACTTTTTAATATGCCTAATTGGAATATATGATTTTGACTTAGCGATACATTTACATCGCGGTCGTGggtattcttttaaatttacggAACAAGCACGCAAATGTGTGTTTGAATGAATGGTGTTATGTTTTATCGACTAACTTTAcctcaatttttttgtataaaaaacagggttttagttatatatatatatatatatatacctatataaacctgtttaactatatatatatattcttaatacgAAAATATGCAAATTACCTTATTGAAAAGATATACCCTTgcatcattaaaaaaattcaaaaacataACGTAAGTTTTTCGTAAatgacgtttttttttattaaaaattgtttaatttaaactaataattgattataaattaaaatctagaTAGGACGTAGAATAACAACACTGGCGTCTTCCGTTTAACCCTGATTGGTCAAGTTTCTCGTGTATGTATTTGATCTATACTTGCTTTTACAAAAGCATGTTTCCTTTCTTTACGTTTTATGATGAAGAAAATGGATATAACTAATTCCATCCTTCTTTTACCATTAAAACACTTACCCACTGTGAATGTATCGTAGACTGTGTTGGTATTGGGTCCAGAATACACGTAGTACACTAAGGGATATTTAATAGTGGTGTTGTTAATATCTAATCCTGGTGGTAGAAATAGCCTCACGGGTGCGGGATACCCGTTCGCAACTGGGACGGTTGTAATGATGGACCCTGGCTTGACTTTATTCCTCAGGTTGATCCGTAATTGGTCATTTAACTCCCAGTTGTACAAGATAGTTTGAGTCTGAAATTGAccaaatcaataattatatctgTATCATCAATTTTTAAACGTATAATTGGaggcaaatatattataatatatacatacaattaaaataaaacaaagctaAATTCAAAGTAACAACAAAACAAGGGTAGGCAAATATCGTGTttcaattatgaaatatattatatgtgtattttaaaagagttatTTATTCCTGAAATTGCCTCACGGGTGCGGGATACTCGTTCGCAATTAGGACAGctgtaatgataaataaacatattaatatatttgaaatgaattttatagaaGACTTTGAAACTTCGGTGATACTGGTACAAGCTTAAATATACCGTATTGGGGCCATTTGTAGGCTGATAAGAGTTCACTATGAAAGAGAAATTAGGAATAGGAAAGTAGTTGTAATGGGAAattgtgatttatattttttaaagtccaCTTACCAATGGTTGGTATATATAGGTAGCCGACGGTTCATTTGTGGAACTGCAAGTAATAGTCAAGTAAGTTCCTCCTAAACTGGCAGTAGCTGTGGCCCAAGTACAGGCTCCTCCGTCTGGCATCTCTATCTCGCAGGACAAACAGCCGATCCTTGAACCCGCTATGTGGACAGCTGATCTCCATGGACTACCCGATATTGTGCTTGTGTAGTAGctgaatgaataaatttagtctatggttatataaattatatataacatgatTGTAGTCTGTGTAACTCCATTCTTAAATGTTATAATGTTGATGGTCAAGAGTTTTcggtttatttaataacaacaaGAACAATTGATCCTGAGTGTAAAATTCGTTTACCGCTAAATTTGGCTTCCGTCAAACaagttttgtattgttttttttatatctacttATTGACTTTGTAGTAGAAAATACTCTactctaaatattatttataacagttaACGGGTTGATACTATTTTGTATTGGAATACACGATACGAAACCATTACGACTTACTAGGCCAAATTATCCTCATCCATCCCAACGAAATTGTTCACTGTCCTGGCTCCGGGTGTAACGGAGCTGGAGACTTGGCTTCCATTAACCCTCATAGTCACATACAGATGCTGCCACGCGTGTCCATCTGCCTGTTCCAATGACCAACGTGTGGATACGTAGAAATCGCCAGCCCTGCTGAAGCGAGGTAACGCGATCGGCACCCAACCGTCTTGTTCTTCACGTTGTTCATCCTATATTAattagattacattaaaatataattgaatatagTTTAGTGATAATTGTTTCAGAATAAAAGGCTGAGCTGGCTAGCCTGTGGCAAGACAGTTAAAGGGATGTGCTCACATACAGTGAGACGCTTTGACTCCATAAATTAGTACTCCTTCATTTTTAACAACCTACCTAACCTCAggaatttattacttaagtgTTTGACGTATAAACGAGCATTTGATAGCATTTAGTATGACTGATAAGTTGGAATgcgatataaattttatccaTAAATAGGTCTCTTTAACCAGCAGCTTATATCTGAGCGTCGTGCTCAAGAAGGAAACATCTGGAGTGCACAAGCTGTTTCTACtagtttctgtccagcgcctcttATAGGTCTCATTAATCGGCAGCATATATCTGAGCGTCGTGCTTAGCAAGGAAACATCTGGAATGCACTATCTGTTTCCACTGGTTTTTGTCCAGCACCTTTCATATGACATTGTACAGTTTTTAGGGTGATGATTACTTGATCGGACCATCTGGTTGGTAAACGGCCACttgatcagtttctccaagttctccgATGAGAACAGAGGCGATGCTCTGCGCAGGTAGGATCCAGAATAGGTTTACACTACTAAATCACGCAAATAAAACTGTTTCCTTTTTCCGTTTACCtcacatatacaatataaaataacagatCTTACCTCGTACTGATTAGTCTGTACattataaattcttaatacAGTCTTATTTTGCCTTCTATTTAACCAATGTGCTGCAATCTCGTTTGCGGTAGGCCAAGTTACTCCGCCCAAAATATGGTCTTCTCCAACTTCCTCTGGAGCTTCGAGAACAAGGAAATTAACTCCAGTAGTCTGTATATTCCGTAAATCTACCACACGTAGAGTTACCGTTGGGTTTGTGTCGCCGACCTGCAATGGAATACATTAGAGGATTTAAGTTCGATCAAGGTTTTCAAAAAGGGTCGTCAGTGACGGGAAATAAAACTAGAAGTACGGGGAGAATTACAcgtaagaatatttattagtattgataGGTATTTTGGGCGTGATTGGGAGAGTTAATGCTATTTACGATTCTCAAAGAAAATCcaaaatatttacgttttgCATTACGTACcatttttttgcaatttttacTAATCAACTACCACAGCTTTGGCGTCCTTTGTATTTTTTAGATAGAAACGTTTTATTGCgattaataagttaaattcATCAGATGAGGTGAGTGTATGTTACTGATACATGATAACTGATACATATaagctatttttttacaaattgtgCCTAACTACTCAAGATActcgtttaatattaatatactctTGTAATGATATCATAATAAAGAGAATAAAAGTTAATACAGGAAAAATAA
This portion of the Pieris brassicae chromosome 6, ilPieBrab1.1, whole genome shotgun sequence genome encodes:
- the LOC123711317 gene encoding venom dipeptidyl peptidase 4-like, translated to MTGTLYIWVALLGLAAAQNPFTLEDFVSGSFSQRGFTGRWISDTEFTFTVPGESGIYLFDVPTLQRRVLVPGELMGFLNTNNPILSADRNYILAPSEVESVYRYSTTAKYTLYNIETRDVVNVSNHDRLQLCIFGGGHSLAYVLDNDLYYLPENSTEAIRITDDGIPTVIYNGHADWVYEEDVMYTGQATWFSPDGSYLAFASYNDTQVGTYSYYYYEDESNPDDLYPKMVDLKYPKVGDTNPTVTLRVVDLRNIQTTGVNFLVLEAPEEVGEDHILGGVTWPTANEIAAHWLNRRQNKTVLRIYNVQTNQYEDEQREEQDGWVPIALPRFSRAGDFYVSTRWSLEQADGHAWQHLYVTMRVNGSQVSSSVTPGARTVNNFVGMDEDNLAYYYTSTISGSPWRSAVHIAGSRIGCLSCEIEMPDGGACTWATATASLGGTYLTITCSSTNEPSATYIYQPLTQTILYNWELNDQLRINLRNKVKPGSIITTVPVANGYPAPVRLFLPPGLDINNTTIKYPLVYYVYSGPNTNTVYDTFTVGYHSYLTTSRNTIYMLADGRGAGLNGKDMLFSINNRLGTVEIEDHSVILKQVLDRYEFIDRSRVGIWGHSYGGYATLLTLLHDEENLFQCGVSGAPVTSWLYYNTMYTERYMGRPTPEDNLEGYQRGDITLLAEKLRGRNFYLMHGNADDNVHYQNAAKLMKVLQERDIPFEQMSYPDEAHSLRGVNMHRYRTMNVYWEKCIKMPEED